A window of the Gossypium hirsutum isolate 1008001.06 chromosome A03, Gossypium_hirsutum_v2.1, whole genome shotgun sequence genome harbors these coding sequences:
- the LOC107886428 gene encoding nuclear transport factor 2A isoform X3, protein MDPDAVAKAFVEHYYSTFDANRAGLANLYQEGSMLTFEGQKIQGSQSIVVKLTSLPFQQCKHNITTVDCQPSGSGGMLVFVSGNLQLVGEQHALKFSQ, encoded by the exons atGGATCCAGACGCAGTAGCCAAGGCCTTCGTCGAGCACTACTACTCCACATTCGATGCCAACCGGGCCGGTTTAGCCAATCTCTACCAGGAAGGTTCCATGTTGACCTTCGAAGGTCAAAAGATCCAGGGCTCTCAGAGCATCGTCGTTAAACTCACCAGCCTTCCTTTCCAGCAGTGCAAGCACAACATCACCACCGTCGATTGCCAGCCTTCCGGCTCCGGCGGCATGCTCGTCTTCGTCAGCGGTAACCTCCAACTCGTTGGCGAGCAGCATGCTCTCAAGTTCAGCCAG TGA
- the LOC107886428 gene encoding nuclear transport factor 2A isoform X2 gives MDPDAVAKAFVEHYYSTFDANRAGLANLYQEGSMLTFEGQKIQGSQSIVVKLTSLPFQQCKHNITTVDCQPSGSGGMLVFVSGNLQLVGEQHALKFSQRSSQCSL, from the exons atGGATCCAGACGCAGTAGCCAAGGCCTTCGTCGAGCACTACTACTCCACATTCGATGCCAACCGGGCCGGTTTAGCCAATCTCTACCAGGAAGGTTCCATGTTGACCTTCGAAGGTCAAAAGATCCAGGGCTCTCAGAGCATCGTCGTTAAACTCACCAGCCTTCCTTTCCAGCAGTGCAAGCACAACATCACCACCGTCGATTGCCAGCCTTCCGGCTCCGGCGGCATGCTCGTCTTCGTCAGCGGTAACCTCCAACTCGTTGGCGAGCAGCATGCTCTCAAGTTCAGCCAG AGGTCCTCTCAGTGCTCACTCTGA
- the LOC107886428 gene encoding nuclear transport factor 2B isoform X1, translated as MDPDAVAKAFVEHYYSTFDANRAGLANLYQEGSMLTFEGQKIQGSQSIVVKLTSLPFQQCKHNITTVDCQPSGSGGMLVFVSGNLQLVGEQHALKFSQMFHLMPTPQGSFYVLNDIFRLNYA; from the exons atGGATCCAGACGCAGTAGCCAAGGCCTTCGTCGAGCACTACTACTCCACATTCGATGCCAACCGGGCCGGTTTAGCCAATCTCTACCAGGAAGGTTCCATGTTGACCTTCGAAGGTCAAAAGATCCAGGGCTCTCAGAGCATCGTCGTTAAACTCACCAGCCTTCCTTTCCAGCAGTGCAAGCACAACATCACCACCGTCGATTGCCAGCCTTCCGGCTCCGGCGGCATGCTCGTCTTCGTCAGCGGTAACCTCCAACTCGTTGGCGAGCAGCATGCTCTCAAGTTCAGCCAG ATGTTTCATTTGATGCCAACGCCACAGGGAAGCTTTTATGTGTTGAATGACATATTCAGGTTGAACTACGCGTGA